In Lactiplantibacillus brownii, a single genomic region encodes these proteins:
- a CDS encoding sugar transferase — MRVSVDKSSYISQDYSFVDEIGEPIPKAQLTGKRICDIISGTIFGVISLPIIFVFAILIKLTSKGPVFFKQQRVGYMGQPITIVKLRSMRNDAEKKTDAVWAKKNDPRVTAVGRFIRKTRIDELPQFWSIIKGDMSLVGPRPERFTLTQKFSEKWSEFPQRLRIIPGLTGYAQIHGGYDLKPYIISFDNYSTALLEVA, encoded by the coding sequence TTGCGAGTTTCGGTAGACAAGAGTAGTTATATCAGCCAAGATTATTCGTTTGTCGATGAGATTGGTGAACCAATTCCCAAAGCGCAGCTGACCGGGAAACGGATCTGCGATATCATTTCTGGAACAATCTTTGGGGTCATTAGTTTGCCGATTATTTTCGTTTTTGCCATTTTAATCAAATTAACTTCTAAAGGGCCGGTCTTTTTTAAACAACAACGAGTTGGCTACATGGGGCAACCGATTACGATTGTAAAGTTGCGGTCAATGCGCAATGATGCGGAAAAGAAGACTGACGCGGTTTGGGCAAAGAAAAACGACCCCCGTGTGACTGCGGTGGGTCGCTTTATTCGAAAAACCCGAATTGATGAATTGCCGCAATTTTGGAGCATCATTAAGGGTGATATGAGTCTGGTTGGGCCACGCCCTGAGCGTTTTACTTTAACACAGAAGTTTTCGGAAAAGTGGTCAGAATTTCCACAAAGATTACGAATAATCCCTGGATTAACGGGCTATGCCCAAATTCATGGGGGCTATGATCTTAAACCTTACATCATTTCCTTTGACAACTACAGCACTGCATTACTGGAGGTGGCATGA
- a CDS encoding glycosyltransferase codes for MATSYSVLMSVYYKESPEFLRTSMESIRIQTAPTNDFVVVCDGPLTSELDAVLREEQEKFESALHIHRLEKNGGLGNALNEGLKICRNELVARMDSDDISRPDRCEKQLRVFEQNPAIDFTSGTISEFETDPKVPFGERHLPTTNEEIIKFSKKRNPMNHMAVMFKKNAVESAGGYRETFHLFEDYYLWVRMLRKEYKAQNIPDVLVDVRTPADMYLRRGSRDYAKTMMKFHKWLRSIGWTSEIDFLTGAVPHAAVCVMPNGIRKMIYKGLRKE; via the coding sequence ATGGCCACTTCGTATTCAGTTCTTATGTCAGTGTATTACAAGGAATCCCCGGAATTCCTTCGCACAAGTATGGAAAGTATTCGGATCCAGACTGCTCCAACAAACGATTTTGTGGTTGTGTGTGATGGTCCATTAACTTCCGAACTTGATGCGGTGCTACGGGAAGAACAAGAAAAGTTTGAATCTGCGTTGCATATTCACAGATTGGAGAAAAACGGCGGCCTAGGTAATGCTCTAAACGAAGGCTTGAAGATTTGTCGAAATGAGCTGGTCGCCAGAATGGATAGCGACGATATTAGCAGACCAGATCGTTGTGAGAAGCAACTGCGTGTATTTGAACAGAATCCAGCGATCGACTTCACCAGTGGAACGATCAGCGAATTTGAAACAGATCCGAAGGTGCCTTTTGGTGAGCGTCATTTACCGACCACAAATGAGGAAATCATTAAATTCTCCAAGAAGAGGAACCCGATGAACCATATGGCGGTGATGTTCAAGAAGAATGCAGTGGAATCGGCCGGAGGATATAGAGAAACATTTCATTTGTTTGAGGACTACTACCTGTGGGTTCGAATGCTGAGAAAAGAATATAAAGCACAAAACATCCCTGATGTGCTTGTTGATGTCCGGACACCAGCTGATATGTATCTTCGGCGTGGTAGCAGAGATTACGCAAAGACAATGATGAAGTTCCATAAATGGCTAAGAAGTATAGGGTGGACATCAGAAATAGATTTTCTGACAGGAGCAGTTCCGCATGCAGCGGTATGTGTCATGCCAAACGGAATAAGGAAAATGATTTACAAGGGGCTTAGAAAAGAATGA